One Nomascus leucogenys isolate Asia chromosome 22a, Asia_NLE_v1, whole genome shotgun sequence DNA segment encodes these proteins:
- the ZNF451 gene encoding E3 SUMO-protein ligase ZNF451 isoform X3, producing the protein MGDPGSEIIESVPPAGPEASESTTDENEDDIQFVSEGPLRPVLEYIDLVSSDDEEPSTSHTDRMPESKVPSSENHRPEMCSSCNVPLPIGDSSSFSGSCSSSPERIVSQTSSVENPLENQKNDQNNSDTKISETETLKTSQNFQTLPSSPLLVPQESLACSEVKENLRIDSSSASQHGRDAILYLQTQVAEMSRVIRDLQSRSCFRFHHSRPSENSSVPWDISTSKEENLSTVEEETDYKSPSADDKGQPSDPSQSSFTGLLKRMEQRGVIKRVTLQSEAESCEGKPDCVTSKKRLVPPLHPLLRIATTEVFKDPADCHPSSFMGHRVYPVAKDTSPFQPNPPAEGPIVEALEHSKRGNTTSPLDSTSKEMEVMGCRFYHAASIAARAASYMAYMTQYQRKLWEDMEDLVHDPEFDRGKARCIISDGMDAGLWQLCTTRDIMDSVVRVMAMAIDYRRQAWLRLTSLTKKTQEKISHLPFDGTSLFGQDVKAVVAEENSIKENDYKDHKYYTQHRYFYSHDQKAHYHNRGYSKGDWYKPRNHPYRYRKKGDSPERHGYKN; encoded by the exons ATGGGAGACCCGGGGTCGGAG ATAATAGAATCTGTCCCTCCAGCTGGCCCTGAGGCATCTGAGTCAACAACGGATGAAAATGAAGACGACATTCAGTTTGTCAGT GAAGGACCATTACGACCTGTTCTTGAATACATTGATCTGGTCAGCAGCGATGATGAAGAGCCTAGCACCTCTCATACTGAT AGAATGCCTGAATCTAAGGTGCCATCCTCTGAGAATCATCGCCCAGAAATGTGCTCTAGCTGCAATGTTCCTCTTCCCATTGGAGATAGCAGCTCCTTCTCTGGGAGTTGTTCCAGCAGTCCAGAAAGGATAGTTTCTCAAACTTCCTCTGTTGAGAACCCATTGGAGAACcagaaaaatgatcaaaataattCAGATACTAAGATCTCTGAGACAGAGACCCTTAAAACATCACAGAATTTTCAGACTCTGCCTTCATCTCCACTTCTGGTTCCCCAAGAATCTTTGGCCTGTTCTGAGGTCAAAGAGAATTTACGTATAGATTCTTCTTCAGCTTCACAGCATGGACGGGATGCCATCCTCTATCTCCAGACACAAGTAGCTGAAATGTCCCGAGTGATACGTGATCTGCAGTCCAGGAGCTGTTTTAGATTTCATCATTCTAGGCCAAGTGAGAACTCCTCAGTTCCTTGGGACATCTCCACCTCTAAGGAGGAAAATTTATCCACAGTTGAAGAAGAAACTGATTACAAATCACCATCAGCTGATGACAAAGGGCAGCCATCTGACCCCAGCCAATCTAGTTTCACAGGTCTTTTGAAGAGAATGGAACAAAGAGGTGTTATAAAAAGGGTGACATTACAGTCTGAAGCAGAGTCATGTGAAGGGAAACCTGATTGTGTGACTTCTAAAAAACGTTTGGTTCCTCCATTACATCCTCTTCTGAGAATTGCAACCACTGAGGTTTTTAAAGACCCTGCTGATTGCCATCCTTCTTCCTTCATGGGACACAGGGTATATCCTGTGGCCAAGGATACCTCTCCTTTCCAACCAAACCCACCAGCTGAAGGCCCCATTGTAGAAGCATTAGAACACAGCAAAAGAGGAAATACAACATCCCCTCTAGATTCTACCTCAAAAGAAATGGAGGTCATGGGTTGTAGGTTTTACCATGCTGCCTCCATTGCAGCCCGAGCTGCTAGCTACATGGCCTATATGACTCAATATCAGCGTAAACTCTGGGAAGACATGGAAGATCTGGTTCATGACCCAGAGTTTGATCGTGGAAAAGCAAGATGTATAATATCTGATGGTATGGATGCAGGCCTTTGGCAACTTTGTACTACTAGGGACATAATGGACTCTGTAGTCAGAGTTATGGCCATGGCCATAGACTATAGAAGGCAGGCCTGGCTTCGACTTACATCTCTCACTAAGAAAACCCAGGAGAAGATCTCCCACTTGCCCTTTGATGGTACTTCCCTTTTTGGACAAGATGTGAAAGCTGTTGTTGCAGAAGAGAacagtataaaagaaaatgactatAAAGATCACAAATACTATACTCAGCATCGATACTTCTATAGTCATGATCAGAAAGCACATTATCACAATAGAGGATACTCCAAAGGGGATTGGTACAAACCTCGAAACCACCCCTATAGATATAGAAAGAAGGGAGACTCTCCAGAACGCCATGGGTACAAGAATTAA